In one window of Miscanthus floridulus cultivar M001 chromosome 12, ASM1932011v1, whole genome shotgun sequence DNA:
- the LOC136497666 gene encoding RNA-binding protein P-like, producing the protein MAPKKRKVDPAESAAAAEAAAGNHRQEPASSEPKPRGTIYFPITDDPPEPTAAEEDEDDGAGDDEDDAEDIAKLLEPLSREQLVALLRTAAEASPATMAAVRRAAEADPASRKLFVHGLGWGAGAEDLRSTFSRFGELEDCRVISDKQSGRSKGYGFVLFRSRRSALRALSRPQLQIGGRLAFCHLAASGPAPPASQSQNPSSNTNTNANSSSNTTTNASGSSSSQPDNMQRKIFVGNVHSDVDVDRLYEYFAQFGEIEEGPLGFDKNTGKPKGFALFVYKSAESARRALEEPMKNFDGKTLNVQKAIDGRTKGSSGTNTNANSNPTTASVAAAAAAAAAAQMTAPASAAISPYDASAYGATAVPDMSFAQQAAMFGLGAQQQAFVQPNAMLAMIAAMQNPAALGMTPAMLAAMNPAFAAAALGAGGQQAHTAGLTGFGAQGFGAQAFGAGGAAFPNAGGVQAAAAAYQGAGAPPGFQGPPGFQVGQAATQTSTAAAAAAAAASAAGYQAGAAGQGQAQIGGTGFQGGY; encoded by the coding sequence ATGGCGCCGAAGAAGCGCAAGGTCGATCCCGCcgagtccgccgccgccgccgaggcagCCGCCGGCAACCACCGTCAGGAGCCGGCGTCCTCGGAGCCCAAGCCCCGCGGCACCATCTACTTCCCCATCACCGACGACCCGCCCGAGCCCACCGCGgccgaggaggacgaggacgacggcgccggcgacgacgaggacgacgccGAGGACATCGCCAAGCTGCTCGAGCCGCTGTCGCGGGAGCAGCTCGTCGCGCTGCTCCGCACGGCGGCGGAGGCGAGCCCCGCCACGATGGCGGCCGTGCGCCGCGCCGCGGAGGCCGACCCGGCCAGCAGGAAGCTCTTCGTCCACGGCCTCGGCTGGGGCGCCGGCGCTGAAGACCTCCGCTCCACCTTCTCGCGCTTCGGCGAGCTCGAGGACTGCCGCGTCATCTCTGACAAGCAGTCCGGCAGATCCAAGGGCTACGGGTTCGTCCTCTTCCGCTCGCGCCGCTCTGCGCTCCGCGCCCTCAGCCGCCCCCAGCTCCAAATCGGAGGCCGTCTTGCTTTCTGCCACCTGGCTGCCTCAGGTCCCGCGCCCCCAGCTTCTCAGTCTCAGAACCCTAGCTCCAACAccaacaccaatgccaactctagCTCCAATACCACCACCAACGCTTCTGGTTCCTCATCGTCGCAACCAGATAATATGCAGCGCAAGATATTTGTTGGTAATGTGCATTCTGATGTGGACGTGGACCGCCTATATGAGTACTTTGCACAATTTGGTGAGATTGAAGAGGGTCCGTTGGGCTTTGACAAGAACACTGGCAAACCAAAGGGATTTGCATTGTTTGTTTACAAGTCTGCGGAGAGTGCTCGCCGTGCTTTGGAGGAGCCAATGaagaattttgatggcaagacgCTCAATGTGCAGAAAGCCATAGATGGGAGGACCAAGGGCTCATCTGGAACGAATACAAATGCTAACTCCAATCCCACTACTGCATCTgtggccgctgccgccgccgccgccgctgccgcgcagATGACTGCTCCTGCCAGTGCCGCCATTAGCCCATATGATGCATCAGCATATGGTGCTACTGCGGTTCCTGACATGAGTTTTGCACAGCAAGCTGCTATGTTTGGATTAGGTGCACAGCAACAGGCATTTGTTCAACCCAATGCAATGCTTGCCATGATTGCAGCAATGCAGAACCCAGCTGCACTAGGGATGACGCCAGCCATGCTTGCTGCTATGAATCCGGCCTTCGCTGCTGCTGCATTAGGTGCAGGGGGGCAGCAGGCACACACAGCTGGTCTTACGGGTTTTGGAGCTCAGGGTTTTGGGGCACAGGCAtttggagcaggaggtgcagcttTCCCAAATGCAGGTGGTGTTCAAGCAGCAGCGGCTGCATATCAAGGAGCTGGAGCTCCTCCTGGTTTTCAAGGGCCACCTGGGTTTCAGGTTGGCCAAGCAGCTACCCAGACAAGCACTGCAGCGGcagcggccgccgccgctgccagtgCTGCTGGTTATCAGGCTGgggcagctggacagggccaggCTCAGATTGGAGGCACTGGTTTTCAGGGTGGATATTGA